In the genome of [Mycoplasma] phocae, one region contains:
- a CDS encoding S66 family peptidase, with the protein MKKIINLKNGDFTTIVSLSAGILGESFCDHQREIGIRRLKEFGLEVKYAPNSLKGIKYISDHPESRADDLIWAINDKETKLILCALGGDDTYRLTPYLLDNIDYKNTIKNTNKIFLGYSDTTINHLIFNKLNVPSFYGVSFLTDLAELDSQMLDYTKNSFANLFKEDKMIYKPSKYWYEERNDFGLKQINVPRIKHTEDHNYLLLQGKSYFYGTLIGGCLESLADLFIDEKKRKINVQYDLFTNKTNFKNKVLLLETCELKLPPNEIELMLQEIAKTGCFDNLEGVIIGKPQNEKYFEEYKNLFSTFFSKYKNLSVVYNINIGHAYPKMILQLLGKIEIDVNNQEIISHKA; encoded by the coding sequence ATGAAAAAAATAATTAATTTAAAAAATGGTGATTTTACAACTATTGTAAGCTTGTCAGCGGGAATCTTAGGTGAATCTTTTTGCGATCATCAAAGAGAAATTGGAATAAGAAGATTAAAAGAGTTTGGTTTAGAGGTTAAATATGCTCCAAATTCTTTGAAAGGAATTAAGTATATATCTGATCATCCTGAATCGAGAGCAGATGATTTGATTTGAGCAATTAATGATAAAGAAACAAAACTAATTTTATGTGCTCTTGGTGGCGATGACACATATCGACTAACACCCTATTTATTAGATAACATTGACTATAAAAATACCATTAAAAATACAAATAAAATTTTTTTGGGATATTCAGATACAACAATTAATCATTTGATTTTCAATAAACTAAATGTGCCAAGTTTTTATGGAGTCTCTTTTTTAACGGATTTAGCTGAGCTTGATTCTCAGATGTTAGATTACACAAAAAACTCATTTGCTAATTTATTTAAAGAAGATAAAATGATATATAAACCATCTAAGTATTGATATGAAGAAAGAAATGATTTTGGATTAAAACAAATTAATGTTCCAAGAATAAAACATACTGAAGATCATAATTATTTACTTCTACAAGGCAAATCATATTTTTATGGAACTTTAATTGGTGGTTGTCTTGAAAGTCTTGCTGATTTATTTATAGATGAAAAGAAAAGAAAAATTAATGTTCAGTATGATTTATTTACTAACAAAACTAATTTTAAAAATAAGGTTTTGTTGCTTGAAACTTGCGAACTAAAACTTCCACCAAATGAAATAGAGCTAATGCTGCAAGAAATTGCTAAAACAGGATGTTTTGATAATTTAGAAGGTGTCATTATTGGAAAACCGCAAAATGAAAAATATTTCGAAGAATATAAAAATTTATTTTCAACTTTTTTCAGTAAATATAAAAACCTTTCAGTTGTTTATAATATAAATATTGGGCATGCATACCCTAAAATGATTTTACAATTATTAGGTAAAATTGAAATTGATGTGAATAATCAGGAAATAATTAGTCATAAAGCTTAA
- a CDS encoding 16S rRNA (uracil(1498)-N(3))-methyltransferase yields MYKFFCDKLENNCFILDDETTKHLKVIRIKHEPFMINYNKEFYQCKLVDFNRAEIISKLNINNELDFEVVVAIPLIKQANFEIAIQKAVELGATKIIPYISSYCDKSNFNIINNRPRLLKIIKQAAQQSFRNIIPPLLDLVNYDKIIGYEIDLKLLAYENEKNSFIKKENKNTLVIVGPEGGFSTDEIKKAIQSNVKIVTLTKTILRAETALIYMLSKIV; encoded by the coding sequence ATGTATAAATTTTTTTGCGACAAATTGGAAAATAATTGTTTTATTTTAGATGATGAAACTACTAAACATTTGAAAGTTATAAGAATAAAACATGAACCATTTATGATTAATTATAATAAGGAATTTTATCAATGTAAATTAGTCGATTTTAATAGAGCAGAAATTATTAGCAAATTAAATATAAATAATGAACTCGACTTTGAAGTTGTTGTCGCCATTCCATTAATTAAGCAAGCTAATTTTGAAATTGCAATCCAAAAAGCAGTTGAATTAGGAGCGACTAAAATAATTCCTTATATCTCAAGCTATTGTGATAAAAGTAATTTTAATATTATAAATAATAGGCCAAGGCTTTTAAAAATTATTAAACAAGCTGCCCAACAGTCATTTCGAAATATCATTCCGCCATTACTAGATTTAGTGAATTATGATAAAATAATCGGTTATGAAATTGATTTAAAATTATTAGCATATGAAAATGAAAAAAATAGTTTTATTAAAAAGGAGAACAAAAATACTTTAGTAATTGTTGGACCTGAGGGTGGCTTTTCAACAGATGAAATAAAAAAAGCAATACAATCTAATGTAAAAATCGTTACATTAACTAAAACTATTTTAAGAGCAGAAACAGCATTAATTTATATGTTGAGTAAAATTGTATAA